The Clostridium chauvoei genome has a window encoding:
- the feoB gene encoding ferrous iron transport protein B: MGLTKSSTGTKVLAKGKKVRNNEKVYTIGLAGNPNVGKSTVFNELTGLNQHTGNWPGKTVINAEGFYKYNEDLYKVVDLPGTYSLLSNSEEEEIARNFICFEKHDAIAVIADATSLERNLNLLIQILELTDNVILCVNLMDEAEKKGISINFKKLQKELKCKVISMAARQGNGIEEFKEKVKDLVNNGYKETFEMKYDEEIETNLSEIIPLLNFDIEDKKKRWIALRLLEGNKDIYDSLMNKFNIPKEVIKLIENIRNRLIENKNISLEDRIVGSIIKKSEDIAKKTVSISREYGLKDQKIDKILTSKLTGIPIMIILLAVVLWITITLANYPSDMLAKMFAALEIKLREFFYYINSPVWLQGIIMDGVYTTLAWVISVMLPPMAIFFPMFTLLEDLGYLPRIAFNLDKCFKRCCSCGKQALTMCMGLGCNAAGVIGCRIINSPRERLIAIITNNFMPCNGRFPLIITVATIFVGGLLGGNGTLGANIISALTVTFIIVLGVFITLLVSKVLSKTFLKGMPSNFILELPPYRKPQIGQVLVRSILDRTIYVLGRAIIVAAPAGIVIWMFANIHIGGGTLLTVCADFLSPFANAIGLDGYILMAFILGLPANEIVMPIIIMSYLRATTMLELDSMTQLKELLIANGWTVLTAINVMLLSLMHYPCATTLLTIKKETNSMKWTFLAFIIPTLCGIISCFVVTQLWRFIS; encoded by the coding sequence ATGGGACTAACAAAAAGTTCTACAGGAACAAAAGTGTTAGCAAAAGGGAAAAAAGTAAGAAATAATGAAAAAGTCTATACTATAGGATTAGCAGGAAATCCTAATGTGGGGAAAAGTACAGTGTTTAATGAACTAACGGGATTAAATCAGCATACAGGAAACTGGCCAGGAAAAACTGTTATAAATGCAGAAGGTTTTTATAAATATAATGAAGATTTATATAAAGTTGTGGACTTGCCTGGCACATATTCATTATTATCTAATTCAGAAGAAGAAGAAATAGCAAGAAATTTTATTTGTTTTGAAAAACATGATGCAATAGCTGTAATAGCAGATGCGACTAGTTTAGAAAGAAATCTAAATTTACTAATTCAAATACTTGAATTAACTGATAATGTTATATTATGTGTAAATTTAATGGATGAAGCAGAGAAAAAGGGAATAAGTATAAACTTCAAAAAGCTACAAAAAGAGTTAAAGTGCAAAGTAATAAGTATGGCTGCAAGACAAGGAAATGGAATTGAAGAGTTTAAAGAAAAAGTTAAAGATTTAGTGAATAATGGATACAAAGAAACCTTTGAAATGAAATACGATGAAGAAATAGAAACGAATCTATCAGAAATAATTCCATTATTGAATTTTGATATAGAAGATAAGAAAAAGAGATGGATAGCTTTAAGATTATTAGAAGGAAATAAGGATATTTATGATTCTTTAATGAATAAATTTAATATACCAAAAGAAGTTATAAAGTTAATAGAAAACATAAGAAATAGGTTAATAGAAAATAAGAATATTTCATTAGAAGATAGGATTGTAGGTAGTATCATAAAAAAATCTGAAGATATAGCTAAGAAAACTGTTTCTATATCAAGAGAATATGGGTTAAAAGATCAGAAGATAGATAAAATATTAACATCAAAGTTAACAGGAATACCAATAATGATAATACTTCTAGCAGTAGTATTATGGATAACAATAACATTAGCAAATTATCCATCTGATATGTTAGCAAAAATGTTTGCAGCATTAGAAATTAAGTTAAGGGAATTTTTCTATTATATTAATTCTCCAGTTTGGCTCCAAGGTATTATTATGGATGGAGTATATACTACTTTGGCTTGGGTTATTTCAGTTATGTTGCCTCCTATGGCAATATTTTTTCCAATGTTTACTTTATTAGAGGACTTAGGGTATTTACCAAGAATAGCATTTAATTTAGATAAGTGCTTTAAGAGATGTTGTTCCTGTGGGAAACAAGCCTTAACTATGTGTATGGGACTTGGATGTAATGCAGCTGGAGTTATTGGATGTAGAATAATTAATTCGCCAAGAGAAAGATTAATAGCGATAATAACAAATAATTTTATGCCATGTAATGGTAGATTTCCATTGATAATCACGGTGGCAACAATATTTGTAGGTGGATTGCTTGGAGGAAACGGTACATTAGGAGCAAATATAATTTCAGCATTAACAGTAACTTTTATAATAGTATTAGGGGTGTTTATTACTTTATTAGTTTCTAAGGTGTTATCAAAAACATTTTTAAAAGGAATGCCTTCAAATTTTATTTTAGAATTACCTCCATATAGAAAACCTCAAATAGGTCAAGTTTTAGTAAGATCAATATTGGATAGAACTATTTATGTCTTAGGACGGGCTATAATAGTAGCAGCACCAGCTGGAATAGTTATATGGATGTTTGCTAATATCCATATAGGGGGAGGAACTTTATTAACTGTATGTGCAGATTTTTTATCACCCTTTGCTAATGCAATAGGTTTAGATGGGTATATATTAATGGCGTTTATCCTTGGACTACCAGCTAATGAAATAGTAATGCCAATAATAATAATGAGTTATTTAAGAGCAACTACAATGTTAGAATTGGATAGTATGACTCAGTTAAAAGAATTATTAATAGCAAATGGATGGACAGTATTAACAGCTATAAATGTTATGTTATTATCTTTGATGCACTATCCTTGTGCAACTACTTTGCTAACAATTAAGAAAGAAACAAATAGTATGAAATGGACATTCCTAGCATTTATAATTCCAACATTATGTGGAATTATAAGTTGTTTTGTAGTAACTCAATTATGGAGATTTATTTCATAA
- a CDS encoding FeoA family protein — protein sequence MENQNTLNKIKSNNYVEVINLDVNGDMRRRFLDLGIIKGTRIKILYRSPLGDPRAYLIRGAVIAIRDEEAEHIYVQSINKEMN from the coding sequence ATGGAGAACCAAAACACATTAAATAAAATAAAGTCAAATAATTATGTTGAGGTTATAAATTTGGATGTAAATGGAGATATGAGAAGGCGTTTTTTGGATTTAGGGATAATAAAAGGGACAAGGATTAAAATTCTATATAGAAGTCCATTAGGAGATCCTAGAGCATATTTAATTAGAGGTGCTGTTATTGCAATTAGGGATGAAGAAGCTGAGCACATCTATGTACAATCAATAAATAAGGAGATGAATTAA
- a CDS encoding SanA/YdcF family protein, producing the protein MKKGKLGSCIKRMMKVIMVLIIISIIIILTIINHVQGYGEKYILNLEDLPKNSDAIIVLGAGVKDDGNPSDILVDRLETSLEVYKEDKSNTFILTGDHGRENYNEVKAMKDYIMKNDINEKHVFMDHAGFSTYDSMYRAKEIFKVDKAIIVTNKYHLPRALYIARKLGIEAYGIPSDIRRYLFIDSYKKREKLAQLKDFIYVNILKPKPTFLGDEIPVSSSDGRVTDDEVEL; encoded by the coding sequence ATGAAAAAGGGAAAATTGGGGAGTTGTATAAAGCGTATGATGAAGGTTATTATGGTATTGATAATTATATCAATAATAATAATTTTAACTATAATAAATCATGTACAAGGTTATGGAGAAAAATATATATTAAATTTAGAAGATTTACCGAAAAATAGTGATGCTATAATAGTTCTTGGTGCTGGAGTTAAAGATGATGGAAATCCATCAGACATTTTAGTAGATAGACTGGAAACATCTTTAGAAGTATATAAAGAAGATAAAAGTAATACTTTTATTTTAACAGGTGATCATGGAAGAGAAAATTATAATGAAGTAAAAGCCATGAAAGATTATATAATGAAGAATGATATAAATGAAAAGCATGTTTTTATGGATCATGCAGGTTTTAGCACTTATGACAGTATGTATAGAGCTAAAGAAATATTTAAAGTGGATAAAGCTATTATAGTAACTAATAAATATCACTTGCCAAGAGCCTTGTATATAGCAAGAAAGCTAGGAATAGAAGCTTATGGTATTCCTTCTGATATAAGAAGGTATTTATTTATTGATAGTTATAAAAAAAGAGAAAAGTTAGCTCAATTAAAGGATTTTATTTATGTAAATATATTAAAACCAAAACCAACATTTTTAGGTGATGAGATACCGGTTAGTTCTTCAGATGGTAGAGTTACTGATGATGAGGTTGAATTATAA
- a CDS encoding GNAT family N-acetyltransferase, whose protein sequence is MKINNNRVEYKISSFYDLTRDDIYEIAKCRYEVFACEQKIVCENDFDDKDKDCYHLLAYYEEKLIGYCRILKSGMGYEKPSIGRVLVLKEYRRNSIAQEMMQKAIEFIKENFNDDEIILSAQLYVQNLYNSIGFKQISNVYDEAEIPHIKMSFKIK, encoded by the coding sequence ATGAAGATAAATAATAATAGAGTAGAGTATAAAATAAGTAGTTTTTATGATTTAACTAGGGATGATATTTATGAAATAGCAAAGTGTAGATATGAAGTATTTGCATGTGAACAAAAAATAGTTTGTGAGAATGATTTCGATGATAAAGATAAAGATTGTTATCACTTATTAGCTTATTATGAAGAAAAGTTAATAGGTTATTGCAGAATACTTAAAAGTGGGATGGGGTATGAAAAACCTTCAATAGGAAGAGTGCTTGTTTTAAAAGAATATAGAAGAAATAGTATTGCCCAGGAAATGATGCAAAAAGCGATAGAATTTATAAAAGAGAATTTTAATGATGATGAAATAATATTGTCAGCCCAGTTATATGTACAAAATTTATATAACTCAATAGGATTTAAACAAATATCAAATGTATATGATGAGGCTGAAATTCCACATATAAAAATGTCATTTAAGATAAAATAA
- a CDS encoding glutamate-5-semialdehyde dehydrogenase: MSELIIKGQLAKEASYELGNASTSKKNEALENMAKGLLANKEAIIKANELDLKKAVEKGTSKAMLDRLSLNSQRIDDMADGLRQIVALPDPVGEVISMWKRPNGLQIGQQRVAMGVIGIIYEARPNVTCDAAGLCLKTGNAVILRGGSEAINSNTAIVKVLAEAVEEVGLPKNSIQLVENTSREVATQMMKLNDYIDVLIPRGGAGLIQTVVKNATVPVIETGVGNCHIYVDEECDFEMAKNIIVNAKTSRPAVCNAAEKMLINEKIADKFLPIISEALKEKEVEIRGDEKVRSLISEAVEATEEDWSREYLDYIIGAKVVKNIDEAINHINKYGSGHSEAIVTKSYENSQKFMQRVSAAAVYVNASTRFTDGCEFGFGAEIGISTQKLHARGPMGLKELTTIKYIIYGNGQIR; the protein is encoded by the coding sequence ATGAGCGAATTAATAATAAAAGGACAATTAGCTAAAGAAGCTTCATATGAATTAGGAAATGCCAGCACTTCAAAAAAGAATGAAGCTTTAGAGAATATGGCTAAGGGTTTATTAGCAAATAAAGAAGCAATAATTAAAGCAAATGAATTAGATTTAAAGAAAGCTGTTGAAAAAGGAACATCAAAAGCAATGTTAGATAGACTTTCTTTAAATAGTCAAAGAATAGATGATATGGCAGACGGACTAAGACAAATAGTTGCTTTACCAGATCCAGTAGGTGAAGTAATCTCAATGTGGAAGAGACCAAATGGTTTACAAATAGGTCAACAAAGAGTTGCTATGGGAGTTATAGGAATTATATATGAAGCTAGACCGAATGTAACTTGTGATGCAGCAGGATTATGTTTAAAAACTGGTAATGCAGTTATTTTAAGAGGTGGTAGTGAAGCGATAAATTCTAATACTGCAATTGTTAAGGTATTAGCTGAAGCTGTAGAAGAAGTAGGCTTACCTAAAAATTCAATTCAATTAGTAGAAAATACAAGTAGAGAAGTTGCAACACAAATGATGAAACTTAATGATTACATTGATGTTTTAATACCAAGAGGTGGAGCAGGACTTATACAAACAGTAGTTAAAAATGCTACAGTACCAGTTATAGAAACAGGTGTAGGAAATTGTCACATATATGTAGATGAAGAATGTGATTTTGAAATGGCTAAAAATATTATAGTAAATGCTAAAACATCAAGACCAGCAGTATGTAATGCAGCAGAAAAGATGTTAATTAATGAAAAAATAGCAGATAAATTCTTACCAATAATATCAGAAGCTTTAAAAGAAAAAGAAGTTGAAATTAGAGGCGATGAGAAGGTAAGAAGTTTAATATCAGAAGCTGTAGAAGCTACAGAAGAAGACTGGAGTAGAGAATACTTAGATTATATAATTGGAGCAAAAGTAGTTAAGAATATAGATGAAGCTATAAACCATATAAATAAATACGGTTCAGGACATTCAGAAGCTATAGTAACTAAAAGCTATGAAAACTCACAAAAATTTATGCAAAGAGTTAGTGCAGCAGCAGTTTATGTTAATGCATCAACAAGATTTACTGATGGATGTGAATTTGGTTTTGGAGCAGAAATAGGAATAAGTACTCAAAAGTTACATGCTAGAGGGCCTATGGGACTTAAAGAACTTACAACTATTAAATATATTATTTATGGAAATGGACAAATAAGATAA
- the proB gene encoding glutamate 5-kinase has product MSYREKIKSAKRVVVKVGTSTLTYDNGNINLTRIEKLTRVLSDMINSGKEVTLVTSGAIGVGVSKLKLKEKPTSIREKQAVASVGQCELMHIYSKFFGEYSHTVGQVLLTRDVIEDDHIRENVCNTFETLLEKGIIPIVNENDTVSIDEIENIVKFGDNDNLSAIVAKLINADLLIILSDIDGFYDSDPRCNPDSKLLKEIDEITPELEECCGGAGSNLGTGGMVTKLIAAKTATSAGVNMILANGKEPEILLEILNGEEIGTLFKA; this is encoded by the coding sequence ATGAGTTATCGTGAAAAAATAAAAAGTGCAAAAAGAGTTGTTGTTAAGGTTGGAACTTCAACATTAACATATGACAATGGAAATATAAATCTAACTAGAATAGAGAAATTAACAAGAGTTTTATCAGATATGATTAATTCAGGAAAAGAAGTTACATTAGTAACTTCTGGAGCAATAGGGGTTGGAGTTAGTAAGTTAAAACTAAAAGAAAAGCCTACTAGCATAAGAGAAAAACAAGCAGTTGCATCAGTAGGACAATGTGAATTAATGCATATATATAGTAAATTTTTTGGTGAATATAGTCATACTGTTGGACAGGTGTTACTTACTAGAGATGTAATTGAAGATGATCACATTAGAGAAAATGTATGTAATACTTTTGAGACTTTATTAGAAAAAGGAATTATTCCAATAGTTAATGAGAATGATACTGTTTCAATAGATGAAATAGAGAATATAGTTAAGTTTGGAGATAATGATAATTTATCTGCAATAGTTGCAAAGCTTATAAATGCAGATCTTTTAATAATATTATCAGATATAGATGGATTTTATGATTCAGATCCAAGATGTAATCCAGATTCAAAACTATTAAAGGAAATAGATGAGATAACTCCTGAGTTAGAAGAATGTTGTGGAGGAGCAGGTAGCAATTTAGGAACTGGTGGTATGGTTACTAAGTTAATAGCTGCTAAAACAGCTACATCAGCAGGTGTAAATATGATTTTAGCTAATGGAAAAGAACCGGAAATATTATTAGAAATATTAAATGGTGAAGAAATAGGAACTTTATTTAAAGCTTAA
- a CDS encoding AI-2E family transporter, whose product MDRKRIISYLLIANLTIILILMIGKLSIVLRAINVIFKVIIVPIIFGTFLFYILRPLNNIFRKKKLKSSTAATLTIIIFFFIASGILKYFSEYFIEQFFILKDLFIKILKERELQQEINRVVNENVFNVDYYSKFLGDLKTYIGVALISAKGIFNKGMQVFSDALLIVLILFYLLRDGEKLKDKIISLVPKKYENTLEEVLDESNTVLSSYILGQATVALSLSMMVYVGYKIIGMTSPLFLATITFILAFIPFIGFFISMIVPYIIAVTMGWTMVLKLTVLFIIAQTLKGRLVVPLIMGKVMKIHPITDIFLVVSAATLIGPVGAFVIIPIYTLLKVFYNHFRSYIDFKLLR is encoded by the coding sequence ATGGATAGAAAAAGGATTATTTCATATTTATTAATTGCCAATCTAACTATTATTTTAATATTAATGATAGGAAAATTAAGTATAGTTCTTAGAGCTATAAATGTAATTTTCAAGGTAATTATAGTACCTATAATCTTTGGTACATTTTTATTTTATATATTGAGGCCTTTAAATAATATTTTTAGAAAGAAAAAATTAAAGAGTTCTACGGCAGCAACACTAACAATAATAATATTTTTCTTTATAGCTTCAGGTATTTTAAAGTATTTCAGCGAATATTTTATAGAACAATTTTTTATTCTCAAAGATTTGTTTATAAAAATATTAAAAGAAAGAGAACTTCAACAGGAAATTAATCGAGTAGTAAATGAAAATGTATTTAATGTAGATTATTATAGTAAGTTTTTAGGCGATTTAAAAACTTATATTGGAGTTGCATTAATTAGTGCTAAGGGAATATTTAATAAAGGAATGCAGGTATTCTCAGATGCATTGCTAATTGTTTTAATATTATTTTACCTTTTAAGAGATGGGGAAAAATTAAAAGATAAAATAATTAGTTTAGTTCCTAAAAAATATGAGAATACATTAGAGGAGGTATTAGATGAATCCAATACTGTCCTATCATCATATATACTAGGTCAAGCGACTGTAGCATTAAGTTTATCTATGATGGTTTATGTAGGGTATAAGATTATCGGAATGACTAGTCCTTTATTTCTAGCGACAATAACATTTATATTAGCTTTTATACCATTTATAGGATTTTTTATATCTATGATAGTTCCATATATTATAGCAGTAACTATGGGATGGACTATGGTATTAAAATTAACAGTATTATTTATAATAGCACAAACTCTTAAAGGAAGATTAGTAGTGCCACTTATTATGGGAAAGGTTATGAAAATACATCCAATAACAGATATATTTTTAGTTGTATCAGCAGCAACATTAATAGGACCTGTAGGTGCATTTGTAATTATTCCTATATATACACTTTTAAAAGTATTTTATAATCATTTTAGGTCATATATTGATTTTAAGTTATTGAGATAA
- a CDS encoding YjiH family protein: MQKSITIKPSLKSILTFLIPSIIGIILFMTPVKHNGEITIPVAILSKILVNYLGASLPYIITITVCFSAIISIFTKIAKPNCILNNEYLNTLFNVGPLWFISRILGAIFCVLVIMGVGPTPIIGDSTGSFVLNDLLTILFSIFLFAGFFLPLLLDFGLLEFFGAILTKVMRPIFRLPGRSSIDCITSWLGDGTLGIILTSKQYEDGFYSKREAAVISTTFSAVSITFSLVVISQVGLSHLFIPFYLTVTFAGIVAAMIIPRIYPLSKIPDTYYNNRPQVDNEIIPEGYTPFSWGYNLALDKAAKNTDIKAFLINGIKNVLDMWLGVLPVVMALATIALIIAEFTPIFQILGIPFIPVLKLLQVPEAVAASQTLVVGFADMLLPSVLAAKNITSDMTKFIIACTSVSQLIYMSEVGGVLLGSKIPVSLRQLLIIFLERTLVTLPIIVLVANLIF; this comes from the coding sequence ATGCAAAAATCAATAACAATTAAACCTTCACTTAAGTCTATTTTAACATTCTTAATACCTTCTATAATAGGTATTATATTGTTTATGACTCCAGTTAAACATAATGGTGAGATTACAATTCCTGTAGCTATATTATCTAAAATTTTAGTTAATTACTTAGGAGCAAGCTTACCATATATAATCACTATTACAGTTTGTTTTTCAGCTATAATAAGTATTTTTACAAAAATAGCCAAACCAAATTGTATATTAAATAATGAATATTTAAACACACTTTTTAATGTAGGACCTTTATGGTTTATATCTAGAATATTAGGTGCTATATTCTGTGTGTTAGTTATAATGGGTGTTGGACCAACTCCTATAATAGGAGACTCTACAGGTTCATTTGTATTAAATGATTTATTAACTATCTTATTTTCAATTTTCTTATTTGCAGGATTCTTTTTACCTTTATTACTTGATTTTGGTTTATTAGAATTCTTTGGAGCTATACTTACTAAAGTAATGAGACCTATATTTAGACTTCCTGGTCGTTCATCTATAGATTGTATAACTTCTTGGTTAGGAGATGGTACTTTAGGTATCATATTAACTAGCAAGCAATATGAAGATGGTTTCTATTCAAAAAGAGAAGCTGCTGTAATTAGTACAACCTTCTCTGCAGTATCAATTACATTTAGTTTAGTTGTAATAAGTCAAGTTGGATTATCACACTTGTTTATACCATTCTATCTAACTGTTACATTTGCAGGTATAGTTGCTGCTATGATAATTCCAAGAATATATCCTTTAAGCAAAATACCTGATACTTATTATAATAATAGACCTCAGGTTGACAATGAAATAATTCCTGAAGGATATACTCCTTTTAGTTGGGGTTATAATTTAGCATTAGATAAGGCTGCAAAGAATACTGATATTAAAGCATTCCTTATAAATGGAATTAAAAATGTATTAGATATGTGGTTAGGTGTATTACCTGTAGTTATGGCATTAGCAACAATAGCTTTAATAATTGCAGAGTTTACTCCAATATTCCAAATTCTTGGAATACCATTTATCCCTGTATTAAAATTATTACAAGTTCCTGAAGCAGTAGCTGCATCTCAAACTCTTGTTGTAGGATTTGCAGATATGTTATTACCTTCAGTATTAGCTGCTAAAAATATTACTAGTGATATGACTAAGTTTATAATAGCTTGTACATCTGTTTCTCAATTAATATATATGTCAGAAGTTGGCGGAGTTTTATTAGGATCTAAAATCCCAGTATCTTTAAGACAACTACTTATAATATTCTTAGAAAGAACACTTGTAACCTTACCTATCATAGTATTAGTGGCAAACTTAATTTTTTAG
- a CDS encoding PTS sugar transporter subunit IIA, translated as MFNFFNKSLNLIAPVSGKTIDLSSVPDPVFAQKMVGDGIAIDTTGSTIVAPADGVISLIMDTKHAFGMTLDNGVEILVHVGLDTVTLKGEGFEQLINQGTKVTAGTPILKIDRDLIQSKGISLITPVLITNVDVVKKIEGLPNLDVTEGKDTIINYKL; from the coding sequence ATGTTTAACTTTTTTAATAAATCTTTAAATCTAATAGCTCCAGTTTCAGGTAAAACTATAGATTTATCTTCTGTACCTGATCCTGTATTTGCTCAAAAAATGGTAGGTGATGGTATAGCAATAGATACTACTGGAAGCACTATTGTTGCACCTGCTGATGGAGTAATATCTTTAATTATGGATACAAAGCATGCCTTTGGAATGACCTTAGATAATGGTGTTGAAATACTAGTTCATGTAGGTTTAGATACTGTAACTCTTAAAGGAGAAGGTTTTGAGCAACTTATTAATCAAGGTACAAAAGTAACTGCTGGAACTCCTATACTAAAAATTGATAGAGACTTAATACAATCTAAAGGTATATCACTTATTACTCCTGTATTAATAACTAATGTAGATGTTGTTAAGAAAATAGAAGGGTTGCCTAATTTAGATGTTACAGAAGGAAAAGATACTATTATAAACTATAAACTTTAA
- a CDS encoding GNAT family N-acetyltransferase, whose product MRIRDIRLDDYNNIDKLMQQVHDLCVDERFRGRGIGKLLFSHVTNIAKEKGAERLDLMVWSFNNNALNFYNEIGMKAQRYILEKEL is encoded by the coding sequence ATGAGAATACGAGATATAAGATTAGATGATTACAATAATATAGATAAATTAATGCAACAAGTTCATGATTTATGTGTAGATGAACGATTTAGAGGACGTGGAATTGGTAAATTGCTATTTTCTCACGTTACGAATATAGCAAAAGAAAAAGGAGCAGAGCGACTTGATTTAATGGTATGGTCTTTTAATAATAACGCTCTAAATTTCTATAATGAAATAGGAATGAAAGCGCAAAGATATATTTTAGAAAAAGAACTCTAG
- a CDS encoding IS256 family transposase produces the protein MTRKIDTNFDYNEEIKRCKTIDDVMGKNGLIQRLVKDVLENILEGEMEEHLGRNKYERVEAVDQTKKNYRNGYSRKNLRSSFGDVDIDVPRDRNAEFEPQIIKKYETVCTELDKKIISLYAKGMSTSDIQAEIEDLYGITISPSMVSKITDKVLASAAEWQNRVLDKIYPIVYLDAMYFKVRSNGKIVNKAVYICLGYTMEGYKDILGIWVDEAEGAKFWLGICNDLKNRGVKEILIACMDGLKGLPQAIKTVFPSVNIQTCIVHQIRNSIKYIASKDKKAFMKDLKEVYKATTEELALAQLDNLKERWGDKYGIVIDSWYNNWSNLSTFFDFSPTIRKMIYTTNILEGFNRQIRKFTKVRVIFPTDESLNKCVYLATMEILEKWTQPIHNWGATLAELSIIFEDQLKDELA, from the coding sequence ATGACAAGAAAAATTGATACCAACTTTGATTACAATGAGGAAATTAAAAGATGTAAAACAATCGATGATGTAATGGGTAAAAACGGATTAATACAAAGATTAGTTAAAGATGTCCTTGAAAATATATTAGAAGGTGAAATGGAAGAACATCTAGGAAGAAATAAATATGAACGTGTAGAAGCAGTTGATCAAACTAAGAAGAACTACAGGAATGGTTATAGTCGCAAGAATTTAAGAAGTTCCTTCGGTGACGTCGACATAGACGTACCCCGTGATAGAAATGCTGAATTTGAGCCACAAATTATAAAAAAATATGAAACTGTGTGTACTGAGTTAGATAAAAAGATTATATCTTTATATGCTAAAGGTATGTCAACATCTGATATTCAGGCTGAAATTGAAGACTTATATGGAATAACTATATCACCATCGATGGTATCTAAAATAACTGATAAAGTGCTTGCTAGCGCCGCCGAATGGCAAAATAGAGTATTAGATAAAATATATCCAATAGTTTATTTAGATGCTATGTACTTTAAAGTTAGAAGTAATGGAAAGATAGTTAACAAGGCTGTCTATATATGCTTAGGATACACTATGGAAGGATATAAAGATATTTTAGGTATATGGGTTGATGAAGCAGAAGGTGCTAAATTCTGGTTAGGAATTTGCAATGATTTAAAAAATAGAGGTGTAAAAGAAATTTTAATTGCTTGTATGGATGGATTAAAAGGTCTTCCACAAGCTATAAAAACAGTATTTCCATCAGTAAATATTCAAACATGTATTGTTCATCAAATAAGAAATTCAATAAAATACATAGCTTCAAAAGATAAAAAAGCATTTATGAAAGATTTGAAGGAGGTTTATAAGGCTACAACAGAGGAACTTGCGTTAGCACAGCTAGATAATTTAAAGGAGAGATGGGGAGATAAATATGGAATAGTAATAGATTCCTGGTATAACAATTGGAGTAACCTTTCAACATTTTTTGACTTCTCTCCAACTATAAGAAAGATGATTTATACTACAAATATCTTAGAGGGTTTTAATCGTCAAATACGTAAATTCACTAAAGTTAGAGTCATATTCCCAACTGATGAATCTTTAAATAAGTGTGTTTACTTAGCAACAATGGAGATACTAGAAAAATGGACTCAACCTATACATAATTGGGGTGCTACGCTAGCGGAGCTATCAATAATATTTGAAGATCAATTAAAAGATGAATTAGCTTAA